Proteins encoded together in one Cellulomonas gilvus ATCC 13127 window:
- a CDS encoding FmdB family zinc ribbon protein, whose product MPTYSYACTQCAHAFDIHQSFSDESLSVCPECEGRLRKVFSSVGVVFKGSGFYRNDARSGAKSSSVPAAPSGTGSAESSSTPSTGSSDSGSTAASTSPSTPAPATPAPAKAAASS is encoded by the coding sequence GTGCCCACCTACTCGTACGCGTGCACGCAGTGCGCCCACGCCTTCGACATCCACCAGTCGTTCTCCGACGAGTCCCTGAGCGTCTGCCCCGAGTGCGAGGGCCGGCTGCGCAAGGTGTTCTCGTCCGTGGGCGTCGTGTTCAAGGGCTCCGGCTTCTACCGGAACGACGCGCGCTCGGGGGCCAAGTCCTCGTCCGTGCCGGCCGCGCCGTCGGGCACCGGCTCGGCCGAGTCCTCGTCGACGCCGTCGACCGGCTCGTCGGACTCGGGGTCGACCGCCGCCTCGACGTCGCCGAGCACGCCGGCGCCCGCGACGCCCGCGCCCGCCAAGGCCGCGGCCTCGTCCTGA